Proteins encoded within one genomic window of Streptomyces sp. NBC_00523:
- a CDS encoding 2Fe-2S iron-sulfur cluster-binding protein: MDPASSWEGGAAESPAPGDLPSATLTLHINGTERTVTLDHRTTLLDALRHHLDLTGAKKGCDHGQCGACTVLVDGRRANSCLLLAVAHDGARVTTVEGLADGDRLHPLQEAFLERDAFQCGYCTPGQLCSAAGVLAEADYGHPSHVTPHDAPVATPARLGPEEIRERMSGNLCRCGAYPRIVEAIEDVAS, translated from the coding sequence GTGGATCCGGCCAGTTCGTGGGAGGGTGGCGCCGCCGAATCGCCGGCGCCCGGCGACCTCCCCTCCGCCACCCTGACCCTGCACATCAACGGCACCGAGCGCACGGTCACCCTCGACCACCGCACCACCCTCCTGGACGCCCTGCGCCACCACCTGGACCTCACCGGGGCGAAGAAGGGCTGCGACCACGGCCAGTGCGGTGCCTGCACCGTCCTCGTGGACGGCCGACGCGCCAACAGCTGCCTCCTGCTGGCCGTCGCCCATGACGGCGCGCGCGTCACCACGGTCGAGGGTCTGGCGGACGGCGACCGGCTGCACCCCCTCCAGGAGGCGTTCCTGGAGCGCGACGCCTTCCAGTGCGGCTACTGCACACCGGGCCAGCTCTGCTCCGCCGCCGGCGTCCTCGCCGAGGCGGACTACGGCCACCCCTCGCACGTCACCCCGCATGACGCGCCCGTCGCCACCCCCGCCCGGCTCGGCCCGGAGGAGATCCGGGAACGGATGAGCGGCAACCTCTGCCGGTGCGGCGCCTACCCGCGCATCGTCGAGGCCATCGAGGACGTGGCGTCGTGA
- a CDS encoding DUF6479 family protein, which produces MDVSDGALNSLAVTLADGRGATGVVMGVIGVLLVIMLIGAFLLGKRRHDQELPPPRPDEQPVGPEHRSHEEKQDVHGDDHFPDNGRGLSPYELGEHGNEPIRHEDDDKRD; this is translated from the coding sequence ATGGACGTTTCGGATGGAGCCCTGAATTCCCTGGCGGTCACCCTCGCGGACGGACGCGGCGCGACGGGCGTCGTGATGGGCGTGATCGGCGTGCTCCTGGTGATCATGCTGATCGGCGCCTTCCTGCTGGGCAAGCGACGGCACGACCAGGAGCTGCCCCCGCCCCGGCCGGACGAGCAGCCGGTCGGCCCCGAGCACCGCAGCCACGAGGAGAAGCAGGACGTCCACGGTGACGACCACTTCCCGGACAACGGCCGGGGGCTGTCCCCGTACGAGCTCGGTGAGCACGGCAACGAGCCGATCCGCCACGAGGACGACGACAAGCGGGACTGA
- a CDS encoding VOC family protein: MTPSTSGTAPARAALTGSAAPCWVNLMTRDLESAQRFYGPVMGWSFRPGRLGDDFSVARRGDVPVAGIGAVATAFRVAVAWTPYFAVRDADVAASRIRERSGTVAVGPLTLGKGRGALAADRDGAGFGIWERTAPATSPPAPAGHAHAWLRLRTRSAFDAAIFYGEVLDWASGQPGACEVSYAKDEVIVQCGGRQLARISSGAVEAAPDPLVRPHWQVNFPVDDVTLAVERAREHGGSLVEELSHPEGREATLLDPDGGLFTVTDVHRASDA; encoded by the coding sequence ATGACCCCAAGCACCTCCGGTACGGCGCCCGCGCGTGCGGCCCTGACCGGGTCCGCCGCGCCCTGCTGGGTCAATCTGATGACCCGCGATCTGGAGTCCGCCCAGAGGTTCTACGGCCCGGTCATGGGCTGGAGCTTCCGCCCGGGCCGGCTCGGCGACGACTTCTCGGTGGCCCGCCGCGGCGATGTGCCGGTCGCCGGCATCGGGGCCGTGGCCACCGCCTTCCGGGTCGCGGTGGCCTGGACGCCCTACTTCGCCGTCCGGGACGCCGATGTGGCCGCCTCCCGCATCCGGGAGCGCAGCGGCACGGTGGCGGTGGGCCCGCTGACGCTCGGCAAGGGGCGCGGCGCACTGGCCGCCGACCGGGACGGGGCCGGGTTCGGTATCTGGGAGCGGACCGCTCCGGCCACGTCCCCGCCCGCCCCGGCCGGCCACGCACACGCCTGGCTGCGGCTGCGCACCCGGAGCGCATTCGACGCCGCGATCTTCTACGGCGAGGTGCTGGACTGGGCGAGCGGGCAGCCGGGGGCCTGCGAGGTGTCGTACGCGAAGGACGAGGTGATCGTCCAGTGCGGGGGCCGCCAGCTGGCCCGGATCAGCTCCGGCGCGGTCGAGGCCGCCCCCGATCCGCTGGTCCGCCCGCACTGGCAGGTGAACTTCCCGGTGGACGATGTGACCCTCGCCGTGGAGCGGGCCCGCGAGCACGGGGGCTCCCTGGTGGAGGAGCTGTCGCACCCGGAGGGCCGGGAGGCGACGCTCCTGGACCCGGACGGCGGGCTCTTCACCGTCACGGACGTCCACCGGGCGTCGGACGCCTGA
- a CDS encoding GNAT family N-acetyltransferase, whose product MRSSVTPTGRRAAGGPVRVRRAIARDAKRLTRLVRSSRAYEGPYAPMVAGYRVGPDYIEAHEVFVAVQEETGRVLGFYALILDPPELDLLFVADDAQGTGTGRLLIGHLRAQAEERGLPGVRVVSHPPAEGFYLAVGAERTGTVRAAPPAVMWDRPELLLPVA is encoded by the coding sequence ATGAGATCAAGCGTTACGCCGACGGGCCGCCGGGCAGCCGGCGGCCCGGTCCGCGTCAGGCGGGCGATCGCGCGCGACGCCAAGCGCCTGACCCGGCTGGTCCGGTCTTCGCGCGCCTACGAGGGCCCCTACGCGCCGATGGTCGCCGGGTACCGAGTGGGGCCGGACTACATCGAGGCCCATGAGGTCTTCGTGGCCGTGCAGGAGGAGACGGGCCGTGTGCTCGGCTTCTACGCCCTCATCCTGGACCCGCCCGAGCTGGATCTGCTCTTCGTCGCGGACGACGCCCAGGGCACCGGCACCGGGCGGCTGCTCATCGGCCACCTGCGGGCTCAGGCGGAGGAGCGGGGGCTGCCGGGCGTCCGCGTCGTCTCGCACCCCCCGGCGGAGGGCTTCTACCTGGCCGTGGGCGCCGAGCGGACCGGCACCGTACGCGCCGCACCCCCGGCGGTGATGTGGGACCGGCCCGAACTGCTGCTGCCGGTCGCCTGA
- a CDS encoding J-domain-containing protein, which translates to MTERKPAGVSFESWVDQQIRESERKGDVSKLPGFGKPIEALSAPYDESWWIKSKMQREGVSVLPPALALRKEAEDALAGLPEIRTEAEVRRVLSEVNDKIREAVRRPPPGPLLNLRPFDVDALVEEWREARAAS; encoded by the coding sequence GTGACCGAGCGCAAACCCGCGGGTGTCAGCTTCGAATCATGGGTGGACCAGCAGATCCGGGAGTCCGAACGGAAGGGTGACGTCTCGAAGCTGCCCGGGTTCGGGAAGCCGATCGAGGCGCTGAGCGCCCCGTACGACGAGTCGTGGTGGATCAAGTCGAAGATGCAGCGCGAAGGGGTGTCGGTGCTCCCGCCGGCGCTGGCGCTGCGCAAGGAGGCCGAGGACGCCCTCGCCGGGCTGCCGGAGATCCGGACCGAGGCGGAGGTCCGCCGGGTGCTGAGCGAGGTCAACGACAAGATCCGGGAGGCGGTCCGCCGTCCGCCGCCGGGGCCGCTGCTCAATCTGCGTCCGTTCGACGTGGACGCCCTCGTCGAGGAGTGGCGCGAGGCCCGCGCCGCCTCCTGA
- a CDS encoding tyrosine-protein phosphatase encodes MQTVRAVPTFSALNLRDLGGIPLGPGRQVRPGAVLRSGRLGGLDPVDAAAVAALGIRTVVDLRTADERGSAPDSLPPGARLFVADVLGDNPGVTPARFRALLADPVEAERLLGDGKAEEAVARSYRQLVLSPGAAAAYRAFIDTAADPAARPVLFHCATGKDRAGWGAALLLLILGASRDVVRQEFLAVNPVLRVVGRPYVQGFLDAGGDPEIASAIIEVRPRYLETALAAMDERWGGLDGYVRDCLRVPGPTLRRLRSELVVYTGQ; translated from the coding sequence GTGCAAACCGTCAGGGCCGTCCCGACCTTTTCCGCCCTCAATCTGCGCGATCTCGGCGGCATCCCGCTGGGCCCGGGCCGACAGGTGCGGCCGGGCGCGGTGCTGCGCTCCGGCCGGCTCGGCGGACTGGACCCGGTGGACGCCGCGGCAGTCGCCGCGCTCGGCATCCGTACGGTCGTCGACCTGCGGACCGCCGACGAGCGGGGCTCGGCCCCCGACTCCCTGCCGCCCGGCGCCCGGCTCTTCGTCGCCGATGTGCTGGGCGACAACCCGGGCGTGACCCCCGCCCGCTTCCGCGCGCTGCTCGCCGACCCCGTCGAGGCCGAACGGCTGCTGGGCGACGGCAAGGCGGAGGAAGCGGTCGCGCGGTCGTACCGGCAGCTGGTGCTCTCGCCGGGCGCCGCGGCCGCGTACCGCGCCTTCATCGACACGGCGGCCGACCCCGCCGCGCGGCCGGTGCTCTTCCACTGCGCCACCGGCAAGGACCGCGCAGGATGGGGAGCTGCCCTGCTGCTCCTGATCCTCGGCGCCTCGCGCGATGTGGTACGGCAGGAGTTCCTTGCCGTGAATCCGGTGCTGCGGGTCGTCGGACGGCCGTACGTGCAGGGCTTCCTCGATGCCGGAGGCGACCCGGAGATCGCCTCGGCGATCATCGAGGTCCGCCCCCGCTACCTCGAAACGGCCCTGGCCGCCATGGACGAGCGCTGGGGCGGCCTGGACGGCTACGTACGCGACTGCCTGCGCGTGCCCGGCCCCACGCTGCGGCGGCTGCGCAGCGAACTGGTCGTCTACACCGGCCAGTAG
- a CDS encoding SHOCT domain-containing protein, translating into MNRRGPGLIGAAARTAVIAGTASAVTGRVQQRQQNRFAEQEAEQLAAQQPMAPAPQPAAPPAAAPGEDMIGQLERLAALKQQGILTEAEFEAQKARLLAG; encoded by the coding sequence ATGAACCGCCGCGGACCCGGCCTCATCGGGGCCGCCGCGCGCACCGCCGTCATCGCGGGCACCGCGTCCGCCGTCACCGGGCGCGTCCAGCAGCGCCAGCAGAACAGGTTCGCCGAGCAGGAGGCCGAGCAACTGGCCGCCCAGCAGCCGATGGCACCCGCCCCGCAGCCCGCGGCACCACCGGCCGCGGCACCGGGCGAGGACATGATCGGACAGCTGGAACGGCTCGCCGCGCTCAAGCAGCAGGGCATCCTGACCGAGGCCGAATTCGAGGCCCAGAAGGCACGCCTGCTCGCCGGGTGA
- a CDS encoding DUF6325 family protein encodes MTVGPVEYLVVAFPGSRFTGAIAPALADAVASKAVRILDLTFVQRAEDGTIQAVELDDLDPDDLVSFEPVEGEVSGMLSSEDIRLLGERVPPGSSAALIVWEDLWAVPLAEAVRASGGQVIAHERIPAEVAEAAASAAGHTG; translated from the coding sequence GTGACCGTGGGACCAGTGGAATACCTCGTCGTCGCGTTTCCCGGCAGCCGGTTCACGGGTGCCATCGCGCCCGCGCTGGCCGACGCGGTCGCCTCGAAGGCGGTGCGCATCCTGGACCTGACCTTTGTGCAGAGAGCCGAGGACGGCACGATCCAGGCCGTCGAACTGGACGATCTCGACCCCGACGACCTGGTCTCCTTCGAGCCGGTCGAGGGTGAGGTCAGCGGCATGCTGAGCAGCGAGGACATCCGGCTGCTCGGCGAGCGCGTGCCGCCGGGGAGCTCCGCCGCGCTGATCGTGTGGGAGGACCTGTGGGCCGTCCCGCTGGCCGAGGCCGTCCGCGCGTCGGGCGGGCAGGTCATCGCCCACGAACGGATTCCGGCCGAGGTCGCGGAGGCCGCCGCATCCGCCGCCGGCCACACCGGCTGA
- the mutA gene encoding methylmalonyl-CoA mutase small subunit produces MTVQPADGLPLAAGFPDPTHEQWQSLVEGVLRKSGKDVSGPAAEEALSTTVEDGLITRPLYTSRDDAPDAGLPGFAPFTRGAKPEGCTAGGWGVRQRHAFTDPARLNEAVLADLENGVTSLWLAVGGASGVPVSGLNRALDGVLLDLAPIVLDAGAELDAAATELLRLHAERGLPAGEVRGSLGADPLGRAAREGTAPDLTEAVRWARRCAEEYPGLRAVVVDALPYHEAGGSAAEELGASLATGVAYLRALTEAGLDVEAACGQLEFRYAATADQFLTIAKLRAARRLWARVAEVCGAPGAGAQRQHAVTSPVMMTRRDPWVNMLRTTLASLGAGVGGADAVTVLPFDHALGLPDAFARRIARNTSTILLEESHLARVIDPAGGSWYVERLTDELAEAAWSFFQEIERAGGQAAALDSGLVAERIAATWAARSKDLARRKEPVTGVSEFPLLAERPVEREPFPAAPARGGLPVVRRDEAFEALRSRSDAHLAATGSRPRVFIAALGPAAVHTARVSFASNLFQAGGVEPVHEPVQVDASSVAAAFAASGADAACLCSSDALYAEQAAEVAAALVAAGARRVYLAGRPGAYDGVDEYVFAGCDAVAVLSSLLDRMGVA; encoded by the coding sequence ATGACGGTCCAGCCTGCTGACGGGCTTCCGCTGGCCGCCGGATTCCCCGACCCCACCCATGAGCAGTGGCAGAGCCTTGTCGAAGGTGTGCTGCGCAAATCGGGCAAGGACGTATCGGGACCGGCCGCCGAGGAAGCACTGTCCACCACGGTGGAGGACGGGCTCATCACCCGGCCCCTCTACACCTCGCGCGACGACGCGCCCGATGCCGGTCTCCCGGGCTTCGCCCCGTTCACCCGCGGGGCGAAGCCCGAAGGGTGCACGGCGGGCGGCTGGGGCGTACGCCAGCGGCACGCGTTCACCGACCCCGCCCGGCTCAACGAGGCCGTGCTCGCGGACCTGGAGAACGGCGTCACCTCGCTGTGGCTGGCCGTCGGCGGCGCCTCCGGCGTGCCGGTCTCCGGTCTGAACCGGGCCCTCGACGGCGTCCTGCTCGACCTGGCGCCGATCGTCCTGGACGCGGGCGCGGAACTGGACGCCGCGGCGACCGAGTTGCTGCGGCTGCACGCGGAGCGCGGTCTCCCGGCCGGAGAGGTACGGGGCAGCCTCGGCGCCGATCCGCTGGGGCGGGCCGCGCGCGAGGGCACCGCGCCCGACCTGACGGAGGCCGTCCGCTGGGCGCGACGCTGCGCCGAGGAGTATCCCGGGCTGCGCGCGGTCGTCGTGGACGCGCTGCCGTACCACGAGGCGGGCGGTTCGGCGGCCGAGGAGCTGGGCGCCTCGCTGGCCACGGGCGTCGCGTATCTGCGGGCGCTGACCGAGGCCGGGCTCGATGTCGAAGCGGCGTGCGGGCAGCTGGAGTTCCGGTACGCGGCGACCGCCGACCAGTTCCTGACGATCGCCAAGCTGCGGGCGGCGCGCCGGCTGTGGGCGCGTGTCGCCGAGGTCTGCGGGGCTCCCGGCGCCGGGGCGCAGCGGCAGCACGCGGTGACGTCGCCGGTGATGATGACGCGGCGCGATCCGTGGGTGAACATGCTGCGGACCACCCTCGCGAGCCTCGGCGCGGGCGTCGGCGGGGCGGACGCGGTGACCGTGCTGCCGTTCGATCACGCGCTGGGCCTGCCCGACGCGTTCGCCCGGCGCATCGCCCGTAACACCTCCACGATCCTGCTGGAGGAGTCGCACCTCGCCCGGGTCATCGACCCGGCGGGCGGTTCCTGGTACGTGGAACGGCTGACCGACGAACTCGCGGAAGCCGCCTGGTCGTTCTTCCAGGAGATCGAGCGGGCGGGCGGCCAGGCTGCCGCGCTGGACTCGGGGCTGGTCGCGGAGCGGATCGCGGCGACCTGGGCGGCGCGCAGCAAGGACCTGGCGCGGCGCAAGGAGCCGGTGACCGGGGTGAGCGAATTCCCGCTGCTGGCCGAACGCCCGGTGGAGCGCGAGCCGTTCCCGGCGGCCCCGGCGCGGGGCGGCCTGCCGGTCGTCCGGCGCGACGAAGCGTTCGAGGCGCTGCGGTCCCGCTCGGACGCCCATCTGGCGGCGACCGGGAGCAGGCCACGCGTGTTCATCGCCGCGCTGGGCCCGGCGGCGGTGCACACCGCGCGGGTCTCCTTCGCCTCCAATCTGTTCCAGGCGGGCGGCGTCGAGCCGGTCCACGAGCCGGTTCAGGTGGACGCGTCGTCGGTGGCCGCGGCGTTCGCCGCCTCCGGGGCGGACGCGGCGTGCCTGTGCTCCAGCGACGCGCTCTACGCCGAACAGGCGGCGGAGGTCGCCGCGGCGCTGGTCGCGGCGGGCGCGCGGCGCGTGTATCTGGCGGGGCGGCCGGGTGCGTACGACGGTGTGGACGAGTACGTCTTCGCCGGCTGCGACGCGGTGGCCGTGCTCTCTTCCCTTCTCGACCGGATGGGTGTGGCGTAA